The Streptomyces sp. NBC_00440 genome contains a region encoding:
- a CDS encoding nucleotide sugar dehydrogenase yields MPADLAVIGLGHLGLPLAQAAVATGLVTIGYDTDPRRLLQLAAGHTPVDGSLSAADIRRMLSGGFRPVTDPAELGRVRTAVICAPTPLGEDRALDLAPVTDATRALAARLRPHTTVIIESAVYPGTTEEILRPLLEEGSGLRAGRDFHLAYSPSRLDPGNRTHPYAATPKVIGGLTPACTESAAAFYGRLSDKVVRARGPREAEMTKLLETNYRHVNIALVNEMAVLCHELGVDLWDVIRCAETKPFGFQPFRPGPGVGGHGVPVDTAGPPHTVRPLRMVELAQQVNDRMPQYVIQRCATLLNEHGKSARGARVLLLGVTYKPDLADQQNSPAGEIARRLMDLGASVSYHDPYVPDWRIRDVPVPRADSLYEAAAGADLTVLLQHHRTYDLQGLAVKAQLLLDTRGATPVGAAHRL; encoded by the coding sequence ATGCCCGCAGATCTCGCCGTGATCGGACTCGGCCACCTCGGCCTGCCGCTCGCCCAGGCCGCCGTCGCCACCGGTCTCGTAACCATCGGTTACGACACCGACCCGCGCCGTCTGCTGCAACTCGCCGCCGGCCACACCCCCGTCGACGGCTCCCTCAGCGCGGCCGACATCCGCCGGATGCTCTCGGGGGGCTTCCGGCCCGTCACCGATCCGGCCGAACTGGGCCGGGTCCGTACCGCCGTCATCTGCGCGCCCACCCCACTGGGCGAGGACCGGGCACTCGACCTGGCACCGGTCACCGACGCGACCCGCGCACTCGCCGCCAGGCTCCGCCCGCACACCACGGTCATCATCGAATCGGCCGTCTACCCCGGCACCACTGAGGAAATCCTGCGCCCCCTGCTGGAGGAGGGCTCAGGGCTGCGGGCCGGCCGGGACTTCCACCTCGCGTACTCCCCCAGCCGCCTCGACCCCGGCAACCGGACCCACCCGTACGCGGCGACCCCCAAGGTCATCGGCGGACTGACCCCCGCCTGCACCGAATCCGCTGCCGCGTTCTACGGCCGGTTGAGTGACAAGGTCGTACGGGCACGCGGCCCCCGCGAGGCCGAAATGACCAAACTGCTCGAAACCAACTACCGGCACGTCAACATCGCTCTGGTCAACGAGATGGCCGTGCTCTGCCACGAGCTGGGCGTCGACCTCTGGGACGTCATCCGCTGCGCCGAGACGAAACCCTTCGGCTTCCAGCCCTTCCGGCCCGGTCCCGGTGTCGGCGGCCACGGCGTCCCCGTCGACACCGCGGGCCCCCCGCACACCGTCCGCCCGCTGCGCATGGTCGAACTCGCCCAGCAGGTCAACGACCGGATGCCGCAGTACGTCATCCAGCGCTGCGCCACCCTCCTCAACGAACACGGCAAATCGGCGCGCGGCGCCCGCGTGCTGCTCCTCGGCGTCACCTACAAACCCGACCTCGCCGACCAGCAGAACTCCCCGGCAGGCGAGATCGCCCGCCGACTGATGGACCTGGGCGCGTCGGTCAGCTACCACGACCCGTACGTCCCGGACTGGCGCATCCGCGATGTGCCGGTGCCCCGCGCGGACTCCCTCTACGAGGCGGCGGCGGGAGCGGACCTGACGGTGCTGCTCCAGCACCACCGCACGTACGACCTCCAGGGCCTCGCGGTGAAGGCCCAACTCCTGCTGGACACCAGGGGAGCCACCCCGGTGGGAGCCGCCCACCGGCTGTGA